Proteins found in one Paenibacillus sp. FSL R10-2782 genomic segment:
- the thiD gene encoding bifunctional hydroxymethylpyrimidine kinase/phosphomethylpyrimidine kinase, with protein sequence MTIPKTLTIAGSDTSGGAGIQADLKTFQELGVYGMNVLTTVVAMDPKTWDHLVYPVALDVVEAQLRTVLEGIGFDAMKTGMLGSVDIIELVASHLRKYDLKRVVIDPVMVCKGTDEVLQPENTEAMLEFLIPGADLVTPNLFEASQLAKNGPITTLEQMQEAAAIIHERGAKHVLIKDRGKIRAGKAMDLLYDGITFDWFEADVVKTNFTHGAGCTTSAAVTAGLAQGLTVREAVDQAKKFITQAIEGSFKLNEFVGPTLHAAHRLQNQ encoded by the coding sequence ATGACGATTCCCAAAACATTAACGATAGCTGGCTCCGACACCAGCGGCGGCGCTGGTATTCAGGCAGACTTGAAAACCTTTCAGGAGCTTGGCGTTTATGGAATGAATGTATTGACAACGGTAGTTGCCATGGACCCCAAAACCTGGGACCATCTTGTATATCCTGTTGCGCTGGATGTGGTAGAAGCACAGCTACGTACGGTATTGGAAGGCATCGGCTTTGACGCCATGAAAACGGGTATGCTCGGTTCCGTTGATATTATCGAGCTGGTTGCCAGCCATCTGCGCAAGTACGATCTTAAACGGGTCGTTATAGATCCGGTTATGGTCTGCAAAGGTACGGATGAAGTGCTTCAGCCGGAGAATACAGAAGCGATGCTGGAATTTCTGATTCCAGGCGCTGACCTGGTAACTCCGAATTTGTTCGAGGCTTCGCAATTGGCGAAGAATGGACCGATTACGACGCTGGAACAGATGCAGGAAGCGGCTGCGATTATCCATGAGCGCGGGGCGAAGCACGTGCTGATCAAGGACCGTGGCAAAATTCGCGCAGGTAAAGCGATGGATCTGTTATATGACGGAATTACCTTCGACTGGTTCGAGGCGGATGTTGTGAAAACAAACTTCACCCATGGTGCAGGCTGCACCACGTCGGCAGCAGTAACGGCTGGCTTGGCCCAGGGACTGACCGTACGTGAAGCGGTGGATCAGGCCAAAAAATTTATTACACAGGCGATTGAAGGCAGCTTCAAGCTGAACGAATTCGTCGGCCCGACTCTGCATGCGGCACATCGTTTGCAAAATCAGTAA
- a CDS encoding phosphate/phosphite/phosphonate ABC transporter substrate-binding protein gives MFKKALTLCMTFTLAAGLAACGSNASNNNSASTPGTDGTKSESTAYVPTELKVQFVPSQNADTLEAKAKPLEKLLGDKLGIPVKVTVSPDYNTIVEAMSSKQVDVGFLPPNAYVLAHDNRKAADLLLQAQRYGIEDSTGKDTTEKVNFYKSMIVVKKDSPIQSLADLKGKKIGWQNVTSSAGYVYPAAELKKAGVDPDTDVQGVTIKGHDAAILALLNGQVDAVAVFQDARNTVKKEIPDVFEKTRVIHYTAKIPNDTVSVRSDMDQAWRDKISQAFIDIAKDPAGGEIIKEIYTHVGYEKGDDKNFDSVREYAEAVGQAIK, from the coding sequence TTGTTTAAAAAAGCACTGACCTTGTGCATGACTTTCACACTGGCTGCGGGTCTCGCAGCATGCGGCTCCAATGCGAGCAATAATAACAGCGCGTCTACTCCAGGCACAGATGGCACGAAAAGCGAAAGCACAGCCTATGTTCCTACAGAGTTAAAAGTGCAGTTCGTTCCTTCCCAAAATGCAGATACGCTCGAAGCCAAAGCCAAGCCGCTCGAAAAGCTACTGGGCGACAAGCTCGGAATCCCGGTAAAAGTAACCGTGTCTCCTGACTACAACACGATTGTGGAAGCCATGTCCTCCAAACAGGTAGATGTAGGTTTCCTTCCACCGAATGCCTATGTTCTGGCACACGATAACCGTAAAGCGGCTGACTTGCTGCTGCAAGCCCAACGCTACGGCATTGAAGACAGTACAGGCAAGGATACAACTGAAAAAGTAAACTTTTATAAATCCATGATCGTGGTGAAAAAAGATTCTCCGATTCAAAGCCTGGCTGATCTGAAGGGTAAAAAAATTGGCTGGCAAAATGTAACCTCCTCCGCAGGCTATGTGTATCCTGCAGCAGAGCTGAAAAAAGCCGGCGTGGACCCGGACACGGATGTCCAGGGTGTAACGATCAAAGGCCATGATGCCGCTATTCTGGCGCTACTGAACGGTCAGGTTGATGCTGTAGCTGTTTTCCAGGATGCACGCAACACGGTAAAGAAGGAAATTCCGGATGTATTTGAAAAAACACGTGTCATTCATTACACCGCTAAAATTCCGAATGATACGGTCAGCGTACGTTCCGATATGGATCAAGCGTGGAGAGACAAAATCAGCCAAGCCTTTATAGATATCGCCAAAGACCCTGCGGGCGGCGAAATCATTAAAGAAATATACACGCATGTAGGCTATGAAAAGGGCGACGATAAAAACTTCGATTCTGTACGTGAATATGCCGAAGCCGTCGGCCAAGCGATTAAGTAA
- a CDS encoding M3 family oligoendopeptidase produces the protein MTVFNQMAYSRPEQAEIEQRFKTLLQQFREADSVERQNEVIHAINKLRSNVETQLQLVEVRHSIDTEDAFYKAEQEYADDFTPVIQEYVTDYYRALVDSPFRSELESQWGSQLFSIAEVSLKSFHPDIIEDMQQENKLTSEYSQLIASAKIPFEGEERTLSQLLPFEMATNRETRKQASEAKYQFMSEHEDELDRIYDELVKVRTRIAHKLGYDNFVELGYARLGRTDYNATMVANFREQVLKHIVPLTTKLKERQRERIGVEQLRYYDEGFNFLSGNPTPKGDPEWIIRNGARMYEELSAETHEFFSFMIERGLMDLTSKKGKQSGGYCTFLSEYGTPFIFSNFNGTSGDIDVLTHEAGHAFQVYESRHFEIPEYHWPTMEAAEIHSMSMEFFAWPWMKLFFEEDTDKYHFEHLSSSLLFVPYGVAVDEFQHAVYEHPDWTPAERKSAWRSIERKYKPHLDYAGNEYLEQGGFWHKQGHIFQSPFYYIDYTLAQLCAFQFWKRMSIDRTAAWEDYLKLCRAGGSRSFTGLVELAGLISPFQDGCIASVIGEIEAWLNSVDDKKL, from the coding sequence ATGACAGTATTCAACCAAATGGCTTACAGCCGACCAGAGCAAGCTGAAATTGAACAGCGGTTTAAAACGCTTTTGCAGCAGTTTCGTGAAGCGGACAGCGTAGAGCGTCAAAATGAAGTCATTCATGCCATTAATAAGCTGCGCAGTAACGTGGAAACGCAATTGCAATTGGTGGAGGTTCGTCATTCCATTGATACGGAGGACGCATTTTACAAAGCAGAGCAAGAGTACGCTGATGATTTCACACCGGTCATTCAGGAGTATGTAACCGATTACTACCGGGCATTGGTGGACTCGCCGTTCAGATCCGAGCTAGAGAGCCAGTGGGGGAGCCAGCTTTTCAGTATCGCCGAGGTTTCACTCAAGTCTTTCCACCCGGATATTATTGAGGATATGCAGCAGGAAAATAAGCTTACCTCCGAATACTCTCAATTGATTGCTTCAGCGAAGATCCCGTTCGAGGGAGAAGAACGTACATTGTCGCAGCTTCTGCCTTTTGAAATGGCTACAAACCGGGAGACACGCAAACAGGCCTCTGAGGCCAAGTATCAATTTATGAGCGAGCATGAGGATGAGCTGGATCGAATTTACGATGAACTGGTTAAGGTACGCACGCGCATAGCGCACAAGCTGGGCTACGATAACTTTGTAGAGCTGGGTTATGCCCGTTTGGGACGTACGGATTACAATGCGACTATGGTTGCCAATTTTCGTGAACAAGTACTGAAGCATATTGTTCCACTGACAACCAAGCTCAAGGAACGCCAGCGCGAGCGGATCGGAGTGGAGCAGCTTCGCTATTATGATGAAGGCTTTAACTTTTTGTCAGGCAATCCTACACCCAAAGGCGACCCGGAGTGGATCATTCGTAATGGAGCCCGTATGTATGAGGAGCTTTCAGCGGAAACTCATGAATTTTTCAGTTTTATGATCGAACGTGGGTTGATGGACCTGACTAGCAAAAAGGGCAAGCAAAGCGGAGGCTATTGTACGTTTTTGAGCGAGTATGGCACGCCGTTCATTTTCTCCAATTTCAATGGTACATCCGGTGATATCGACGTGCTGACGCACGAAGCAGGTCATGCTTTCCAGGTGTATGAAAGTCGACATTTTGAAATCCCCGAGTACCACTGGCCAACCATGGAGGCGGCTGAAATTCATTCCATGAGCATGGAATTTTTCGCATGGCCTTGGATGAAGCTGTTCTTCGAGGAGGATACGGATAAATATCACTTTGAACATTTGTCCTCATCGTTGTTGTTCGTGCCTTACGGCGTAGCGGTGGATGAATTTCAGCATGCAGTATATGAACATCCAGACTGGACGCCAGCCGAACGTAAAAGCGCATGGCGCTCCATTGAACGCAAGTATAAACCGCATTTGGACTATGCAGGCAATGAGTATCTGGAGCAGGGCGGGTTCTGGCACAAACAGGGGCATATTTTTCAATCCCCGTTCTACTATATTGACTATACACTCGCGCAACTCTGCGCGTTTCAATTCTGGAAGCGCATGAGTATCGACCGGACAGCTGCGTGGGAAGATTATTTGAAGCTGTGCCGTGCCGGGGGAAGTCGATCTTTTACCGGATTGGTTGAGCTGGCTGGACTAATCTCGCCGTTCCAGGATGGCTGTATCGCCTCTGTAATCGGAGAAATCGAAGCATGGCTGAACAGTGTGGATGATAAAAAGCTGTAA
- a CDS encoding bifunctional 2',3'-cyclic-nucleotide 2'-phosphodiesterase/3'-nucleotidase, which produces MDISDINKEVRQQTQCPVRVKFRIMVTTDLHVSLWNYDYYTDRETLQYGLAQTASLIQAARSEAPNHLLLDNGDVIQGNPMGDYAVQRLQQYPDAVHPAYKAMNLLGYEAGNIGNHEFNYGLEYLQTCIQGAEFPYINANIYMQVETDIFTDSHTFVEKERNYFTPYLILDKTVEDEAGGKHLLKVGIIGFVPPQIMQWDKAWLEGKIIVKDMLETARRFIPQMKAEGADLIVAMPHAGFEDIPETPYMENAVLHLSNVEGIDAILFGHAHKVFPGPSFVGKTGVDVERGTIHDIPAVEPGFWGDHLGVIDLDLTLIDGAWQVAASSAEVRPVYDPVRKQALVQPDTAIQQAVAEEHAETLDYIRAPVGQTTLAVNSFFAQVMDDASVQLVNDAQIWYVKQQMQGSEYEGLPVLSAAAPFKTGGRYGPSHYTDIPEGTLAIKHIADLYNFPNTLHVVQLTGGEIREWLEWSAGQFRQIDPYAEQEQELIDSDFPSFNFDIIDGIRYQIDVTQPARYDAAGILKEPDAHRIIHMSLDGAPMDMQRSYLVVTNNYRAFSSTLVNPGGERIVLASPDENRHVLTEYVRHMKTLAPKADGHWSLSPWPGRPHVTFLTSPQATDAAQAYPELLYEGLTAEGYAKFALDFGRS; this is translated from the coding sequence TTGGATATTTCAGATATCAATAAAGAGGTACGACAGCAGACGCAATGTCCTGTGAGGGTGAAATTTCGTATTATGGTTACGACCGATCTGCATGTCAGCTTGTGGAATTACGATTATTATACGGATCGGGAAACGCTACAGTACGGTCTTGCGCAAACAGCCAGTCTAATTCAGGCGGCTCGGTCCGAAGCACCTAACCACCTGCTGCTGGATAACGGGGATGTTATTCAAGGCAATCCGATGGGGGATTATGCTGTGCAGCGTCTCCAACAGTACCCGGACGCCGTGCATCCCGCCTACAAAGCGATGAATCTGCTTGGGTACGAAGCGGGCAATATTGGAAATCACGAATTTAACTATGGATTGGAATATTTACAGACTTGCATTCAAGGAGCGGAATTTCCATATATCAATGCCAACATCTATATGCAGGTGGAGACAGATATTTTTACAGATAGCCATACATTCGTAGAAAAAGAACGAAATTATTTTACACCTTATCTGATACTGGATAAGACGGTGGAGGATGAAGCAGGCGGCAAACACCTGTTGAAGGTGGGGATTATCGGGTTTGTACCTCCGCAAATTATGCAATGGGACAAGGCGTGGCTGGAAGGAAAAATCATCGTCAAGGATATGCTGGAGACTGCAAGACGGTTTATTCCTCAAATGAAGGCAGAGGGCGCCGATTTGATTGTTGCCATGCCTCACGCGGGCTTCGAAGATATTCCTGAAACGCCATATATGGAAAATGCGGTGCTGCATCTGAGCAATGTAGAAGGGATCGACGCTATTTTGTTTGGTCATGCGCATAAAGTATTCCCCGGCCCTTCGTTTGTTGGTAAAACGGGTGTTGACGTGGAGCGAGGCACCATCCATGATATTCCGGCGGTAGAGCCGGGCTTTTGGGGAGATCATCTGGGTGTCATAGATCTGGACCTGACCCTTATAGACGGAGCGTGGCAAGTGGCTGCCTCTTCTGCAGAGGTACGTCCGGTGTATGATCCCGTACGCAAGCAAGCACTGGTGCAGCCGGATACTGCCATTCAGCAGGCGGTTGCGGAAGAGCATGCCGAAACACTGGACTATATTCGCGCACCTGTTGGCCAGACGACGTTAGCAGTAAACAGCTTTTTTGCCCAGGTGATGGACGATGCTTCCGTTCAACTCGTGAACGACGCGCAAATTTGGTATGTGAAGCAGCAGATGCAGGGGAGTGAGTACGAAGGTCTGCCCGTTTTGTCGGCAGCGGCTCCTTTTAAAACAGGCGGCAGATACGGTCCCTCGCATTATACCGATATTCCAGAGGGGACTTTGGCGATCAAGCATATCGCTGATCTGTACAATTTTCCAAACACGCTGCATGTCGTCCAACTGACCGGGGGAGAAATTCGGGAATGGCTCGAATGGTCTGCTGGACAATTCCGACAAATTGATCCTTATGCAGAACAGGAGCAAGAGCTGATTGATTCGGATTTTCCGAGCTTTAACTTCGATATCATTGACGGGATTAGGTATCAGATTGATGTGACGCAGCCCGCCAGATATGATGCTGCTGGAATATTGAAGGAACCAGATGCGCACAGAATCATTCATATGTCCTTGGATGGAGCGCCGATGGATATGCAGCGAAGCTATTTGGTTGTCACGAACAATTATCGTGCGTTTTCCTCTACATTGGTCAATCCGGGTGGGGAACGAATCGTACTCGCTTCACCGGATGAAAATCGGCATGTGCTGACTGAATATGTGCGGCATATGAAGACGTTGGCGCCCAAAGCAGACGGTCACTGGTCCCTCTCACCATGGCCGGGCCGCCCGCACGTGACATTCCTGACCTCACCGCAAGCAACAGATGCCGCGCAAGCCTATCCAGAGTTGCTTTATGAAGGATTGACCGCAGAGGGATACGCCAAATTTGCCCTGGATTTCGGGCGATCCTGA
- a CDS encoding DarT ssDNA thymidine ADP-ribosyltransferase family protein — MQQKNDAHLFKQVIDSLKNESWLGNRKWWPNYLFHFTDIKNAAKILSYGKLLSRDRITLIGDMENENASPEVINNTVSKWKKYVRFYFRPRTPTQFNNEGFRPINERLLGGAHCPMPIFFIFHSLPLIALEDSQFSYGSLASHGTETYNTIEKFKEMPFASIYHEGSYDPHSQNYIKYHRHAELIIPDDCDLEYLYGIVCRSHAEKETFLHHLDAPTAKIWEKLISVDTSGKLFYSHWTYIDRAVLSTERIIFYLNKGNRVKGVFEYHLDILEHQSGKHYYSSKEGYSPKDILSFDLKNLKNSNDYTVTLRLDGDLAYSNVYKSKEDDDLPF; from the coding sequence ATGCAGCAGAAAAATGATGCTCATTTATTTAAGCAAGTAATTGACTCATTAAAAAATGAATCTTGGCTTGGAAATCGAAAATGGTGGCCAAATTATTTGTTTCATTTCACTGATATCAAAAATGCTGCAAAAATTTTATCTTATGGTAAATTACTTTCACGAGATAGAATAACTCTGATAGGTGATATGGAAAATGAGAATGCTAGTCCTGAAGTCATAAATAACACCGTTTCAAAATGGAAAAAGTATGTTCGATTTTACTTTAGACCCAGAACTCCGACGCAATTCAACAACGAAGGGTTCCGTCCAATAAACGAGCGACTCCTTGGCGGAGCCCATTGTCCTATGCCTATTTTCTTCATTTTTCATTCTCTTCCACTCATAGCGTTAGAAGATTCCCAGTTTTCATATGGCTCGTTAGCGAGTCATGGTACTGAAACTTACAATACAATTGAGAAATTCAAAGAGATGCCTTTTGCATCTATTTATCACGAAGGTTCATATGATCCTCATTCCCAAAATTACATAAAATATCATCGCCACGCAGAGCTAATAATACCGGATGATTGTGATCTAGAATATCTTTATGGCATTGTGTGTCGTAGTCATGCTGAAAAAGAGACCTTTTTACATCATCTTGATGCTCCAACCGCGAAAATATGGGAGAAATTAATATCTGTAGATACATCAGGTAAGCTTTTTTATTCCCATTGGACTTACATCGATAGGGCAGTGTTATCTACAGAGAGGATTATTTTTTATTTGAATAAAGGTAACCGTGTAAAGGGAGTGTTTGAGTATCATTTAGATATACTTGAACACCAGTCTGGAAAGCATTATTATTCTTCAAAAGAAGGGTATTCTCCTAAAGATATCCTGAGCTTCGATCTGAAGAATTTGAAGAACTCTAATGATTATACGGTAACTTTAAGACTTGATGGTGATTTGGCCTATTCAAATGTTTATAAAAGTAAAGAAGATGACGATCTTCCTTTTTAA
- the phnE gene encoding phosphonate ABC transporter, permease protein PhnE encodes MKPDSTAQPLSSTPPSPQGGPPQPSKPPAGPALPGRYKRYATWIIFIVVLVACSIHTDATPYQLIVGLPEMGKLLGEMFPPDWSYLPTIWKPMLETIQIAIVGTTLGALLAIPVALLCAYNVMPRKLISLPMRTILNLVRTVPDLLFASIFVAVFGIGPFAGMLALLFFSFGIIAKLTFEAIEAIDPGPLEAMTAVGASRIQVIAFGVVPQALPYFVSYLLYTFEVNVRAASVLGLVGAGGIGLLLDRSLGLFRYDRASIIILLTLVIVLAIDYGSNLLRRKLL; translated from the coding sequence ATGAAGCCCGACTCCACTGCCCAGCCGCTCTCTTCGACGCCGCCGTCACCTCAAGGCGGACCGCCGCAGCCATCCAAGCCGCCCGCAGGGCCAGCCCTGCCGGGTCGTTACAAGCGTTACGCCACCTGGATAATCTTTATTGTGGTGCTGGTGGCATGCTCCATTCATACGGATGCCACACCTTACCAGTTGATCGTTGGCTTGCCGGAGATGGGCAAATTGCTGGGCGAAATGTTTCCTCCTGACTGGAGCTACCTGCCCACCATCTGGAAGCCGATGCTGGAAACCATCCAGATTGCCATTGTCGGCACGACACTGGGTGCGTTGCTGGCTATTCCTGTCGCGTTACTGTGCGCCTACAATGTCATGCCGCGCAAGCTGATCTCGCTGCCGATGCGCACAATCCTGAACCTCGTGCGGACCGTTCCCGATCTGCTGTTTGCCTCCATCTTTGTAGCGGTGTTCGGCATCGGGCCGTTCGCAGGGATGCTCGCTCTGCTCTTCTTCTCCTTCGGTATCATAGCGAAGCTGACGTTCGAGGCGATTGAAGCGATTGATCCTGGGCCGCTGGAAGCCATGACTGCCGTTGGCGCGAGTCGCATTCAGGTGATTGCCTTCGGAGTCGTACCGCAGGCATTGCCCTATTTTGTGTCCTACTTGCTGTACACCTTTGAGGTCAATGTACGTGCGGCTTCTGTTCTGGGGCTGGTCGGCGCGGGGGGTATCGGCCTGCTGCTCGACCGTTCACTCGGCCTGTTCCGGTATGACCGGGCAAGCATCATTATTCTACTGACCCTCGTCATCGTTCTGGCGATTGATTATGGAAGTAACCTGCTACGGAGGAAATTATTATGA
- the phnC gene encoding phosphonate ABC transporter ATP-binding protein, which yields MIEFRNVSKTYSNGTKGLNNINLTIKEGEMVVIVGLSGAGKSTLLRSINRLHDITSGDIVVGGRSVTSAGSSELRRIRRDIGMIFQSFNLVKRSTVLRNVLSGRVGYHSTLRTILGLFPKEDVELALTALGRVNIREKAYSRADELSGGQQQRVSIARALAQEAKIILADEPVASLDPLTTRQVMDDLQRINREMQITTIVNLHFIDLAREYATRIIGLRAGEVVFDGTPEEATDDAFAEIYGRAIKHDELLGVGS from the coding sequence ATGATCGAATTCCGCAATGTATCGAAAACATACTCAAACGGCACCAAAGGGTTGAACAATATTAATCTGACGATTAAAGAGGGCGAAATGGTCGTCATTGTTGGCTTGTCCGGTGCGGGCAAGTCCACTCTGCTGCGTTCTATTAATCGACTGCATGATATTACCTCCGGCGACATTGTCGTGGGCGGCAGGTCTGTCACGTCTGCCGGAAGCAGCGAGCTGCGCCGCATTCGCCGTGATATCGGCATGATTTTTCAAAGCTTCAATCTGGTTAAGCGGTCCACCGTGCTCCGCAATGTACTTTCCGGCCGCGTCGGCTATCATTCGACGCTTCGGACCATTCTCGGCCTCTTTCCGAAGGAGGATGTTGAGCTGGCACTAACAGCGCTGGGACGCGTGAACATCCGCGAAAAGGCCTACAGCCGGGCCGATGAGCTGTCCGGCGGACAGCAGCAGCGCGTATCCATCGCCCGCGCTCTGGCCCAGGAGGCCAAGATTATTCTGGCGGATGAGCCTGTCGCATCGCTTGATCCGCTGACTACCCGCCAGGTCATGGACGACCTCCAGCGGATCAACCGCGAAATGCAGATTACAACCATCGTCAATCTGCATTTCATTGATCTGGCGCGCGAATATGCGACGCGGATTATTGGGCTACGCGCCGGGGAGGTCGTCTTTGACGGCACGCCGGAGGAAGCTACGGATGACGCCTTTGCGGAAATCTACGGCCGGGCCATCAAGCATGATGAGCTGCTGGGAGTGGGATCATGA
- the phnE gene encoding phosphonate ABC transporter, permease protein PhnE, whose amino-acid sequence MNDPTLRRPVGSRLRLWAIAILLIIIYIWAFRGMQFEGLQGTAKNVSVAILDGFLHPDWSFVYIPEGEDLLRGLLDTLVISVLGTFVSAFVCLPFAFWASSNMTRLRPLSGSGKFVLSVIRVFPEMIVAILFIKAVGPGSFAGVLALGIHSIGMLAKLFSETIESVDHGPQEALIACGANRLQVIFFAVLPQVIPQFLSYSLYRFEINIRSATTLGLVGAGGIGTPLLFALQMRNWNRVGVILLGIVVLIILTDLISGWLRKRIV is encoded by the coding sequence ATGAATGATCCTACGCTTCGCAGACCTGTTGGCTCCCGCCTGCGCCTATGGGCGATAGCTATTCTGCTAATCATTATTTATATTTGGGCTTTCCGTGGGATGCAGTTCGAAGGATTACAGGGAACCGCCAAAAACGTTTCTGTCGCTATATTGGACGGCTTCCTTCATCCTGACTGGTCATTCGTTTACATTCCTGAAGGAGAGGACTTGCTGCGCGGGCTGCTGGATACACTGGTTATCTCCGTTCTCGGAACCTTTGTATCCGCATTTGTCTGTCTCCCGTTTGCCTTCTGGGCATCCAGCAACATGACTCGGTTACGCCCCTTGTCGGGCAGCGGTAAATTTGTACTCAGCGTCATTCGGGTTTTTCCTGAAATGATCGTCGCGATCCTGTTCATCAAGGCCGTTGGACCAGGCTCATTCGCGGGTGTGCTTGCCCTCGGTATTCACTCCATCGGCATGCTGGCCAAGCTTTTTTCAGAAACGATCGAAAGCGTCGATCACGGGCCGCAGGAAGCTTTGATCGCCTGTGGCGCCAACCGTTTGCAGGTGATTTTCTTCGCCGTGCTGCCGCAGGTGATTCCACAGTTCCTTTCGTATTCGCTCTACCGTTTTGAAATTAACATTCGTTCCGCTACCACGCTCGGTCTGGTCGGTGCAGGCGGTATCGGTACTCCGCTGCTGTTTGCGCTCCAAATGCGCAACTGGAACCGCGTAGGTGTCATTTTGCTGGGCATTGTGGTCCTGATCATATTAACGGATCTGATCTCCGGCTGGCTGCGCAAGCGGATTGTATAA
- a CDS encoding DNA-binding protein, translating to MEKNTTIRAEIEKYIQREGISMQCFADASKVNPGTLSGILNRNPPRPISVNQLDLITGAMGLEEGALFEMYVDECFIHSLPHWRRLRPFLLRCSELNKLECICSVLGYLMDDLSNIPAIFETAEAMFEDNRYEAAMLLYNCVIESEKYTHSERLAISYFRIFQIQIKDNKRSLKAAVQFHLYRSRLPETYALEGLHMLSQVFALKMQWSEMEMYADELRELAQALYRNRNRFGDEHLELLKPLVYYYAQGHLLKASCYEFQGRYEESKKWIDGYADLSWFEGLDEEGQKVVDMHRVYAQGNRLCIEIKMGNTSAIYEYITYLREHPDETLEGLNTLLESANRFGYFVDAELGLFSQQLKSFWELAPDQWDTHYRKHFNAFRFASFCKVYAEYHFRKGDYAEGLEQTLHCLQLSVDNSYTEHIIGCMALFEQHRNFSTLEQQYLYQKFCLGVRENEKNHAYDHSTGGYM from the coding sequence TTGGAAAAAAACACCACGATTCGTGCAGAAATTGAAAAGTATATTCAGCGTGAAGGTATTTCCATGCAATGTTTCGCAGACGCTTCCAAGGTAAATCCGGGTACACTTAGCGGTATACTTAATCGGAATCCCCCACGGCCGATTTCTGTTAATCAGCTTGACCTGATTACTGGGGCTATGGGATTGGAGGAAGGGGCCTTGTTCGAGATGTATGTGGATGAATGTTTTATTCATTCCTTACCGCACTGGAGGAGGTTACGTCCGTTTCTGCTCCGCTGTTCAGAGCTGAACAAGCTGGAATGTATTTGCAGCGTACTTGGCTATCTGATGGATGATTTATCGAACATTCCGGCTATTTTTGAGACCGCAGAAGCCATGTTTGAGGACAACAGATATGAAGCCGCCATGCTTCTGTACAATTGCGTCATCGAGAGTGAGAAATATACCCACTCCGAGCGGTTAGCGATCAGCTATTTCCGTATATTCCAGATTCAGATCAAGGATAACAAGCGGAGCTTGAAGGCTGCTGTGCAATTCCATTTGTACCGTAGTCGTCTGCCGGAAACATACGCATTGGAAGGCTTACATATGCTATCTCAAGTGTTTGCGTTAAAAATGCAATGGTCCGAGATGGAAATGTATGCAGACGAGCTGCGAGAATTGGCTCAGGCGCTATACCGCAATCGGAATCGCTTTGGAGATGAGCATCTGGAGTTGCTCAAGCCGCTTGTCTACTATTATGCACAGGGTCATCTACTCAAGGCCAGCTGTTATGAGTTTCAGGGCAGGTACGAGGAATCCAAGAAATGGATAGATGGGTATGCAGATTTGAGCTGGTTTGAAGGATTGGACGAGGAAGGCCAGAAAGTAGTGGACATGCATCGAGTTTATGCTCAAGGCAATCGGCTTTGTATCGAAATTAAAATGGGCAATACCTCTGCAATTTATGAATATATTACGTATTTGCGCGAGCATCCGGACGAAACGCTGGAAGGCTTGAATACGCTGCTTGAATCAGCGAACAGGTTCGGTTATTTTGTGGATGCCGAGCTGGGGCTATTCAGCCAGCAACTCAAGAGCTTCTGGGAGCTTGCCCCGGATCAATGGGACACTCACTACCGAAAGCATTTTAATGCATTCCGCTTCGCCTCGTTTTGCAAGGTGTATGCCGAATATCATTTTCGCAAGGGCGATTATGCGGAAGGACTGGAGCAAACACTGCATTGCTTACAGTTGTCTGTAGACAATAGCTACACTGAGCATATTATCGGTTGCATGGCTTTGTTTGAGCAGCACCGGAATTTTTCTACCCTGGAACAGCAGTATCTGTATCAGAAGTTTTGCCTGGGCGTGCGTGAAAATGAAAAGAATCATGCCTATGATCACAGTACCGGCGGATATATGTAA